The following are encoded together in the Planctomycetota bacterium genome:
- a CDS encoding LptF/LptG family permease yields MPWILWRHMTAELLRVLLFTTTVIVVVIAFGAAIKPLADSSLGSGSVVKYVSLAMIPMLQFALPFSAGFAATLVMHRFTADNELVAMSSCGLRYRTIFAPVIAIGLILLVLMFVLLHTIVPRFWGRMQDMLAQDATSVFLAAVGRGEALEVGNVSIYADTATVDPNPPDSGAEQRLLLQGVAVVQKNGNGDPESEFTSEFATVDVHHGREGVIMKLAMSNGSGFNAAEGTVVFVPTAQPQAVQLGRALEADAKSMTYFELQDVRSHLPDHIEVQADRQAVQLSILRAEVWKCVAQVLKTSGSVELVEEGGRRSYKVEGGSIEGDVIKPKNAGGTVRVVELDRARPIREAVCSQVVMPFDPEDLTAGRVDLIATAPKAKDLLRSDGLTSRWPARIRGLSAAPCSTANISKLEFNELAPRVEELSRPESILPKEVQASAATAMTRLLRTMNTVDIDAFSHLCQRAALAWSAPLIVLLGASLAVWKRESLPLTMYLIAFVPGILNIVMIAGGQQVIRADNVLWGVMVSWTGNAILLLCSIYALRKLARN; encoded by the coding sequence ATGCCGTGGATTCTCTGGAGGCACATGACGGCGGAGCTCCTTCGGGTGCTGCTTTTCACCACCACGGTGATCGTGGTGGTCATCGCCTTCGGCGCCGCGATCAAGCCGCTGGCCGACAGCTCGCTGGGCTCCGGCAGCGTCGTGAAGTACGTCTCGCTGGCGATGATCCCCATGCTGCAATTTGCGCTGCCCTTCTCCGCGGGGTTCGCCGCCACGCTGGTGATGCACCGCTTCACCGCTGACAACGAGCTGGTGGCGATGTCCTCCTGCGGCCTGCGCTACCGCACCATCTTCGCGCCGGTCATCGCGATCGGTCTCATTCTGCTGGTGCTCATGTTCGTGCTGCTGCACACCATCGTGCCGCGCTTCTGGGGTCGCATGCAGGACATGCTGGCGCAGGACGCCACCAGCGTCTTCCTCGCCGCGGTCGGGCGCGGTGAGGCGCTGGAGGTGGGCAACGTGTCCATTTATGCGGACACCGCCACCGTGGATCCGAATCCTCCCGACAGCGGGGCGGAGCAGCGGCTGCTGCTGCAGGGCGTGGCGGTCGTCCAGAAGAACGGCAATGGCGATCCCGAGAGCGAGTTCACCAGCGAGTTCGCCACCGTCGACGTGCACCATGGGCGCGAGGGAGTCATCATGAAACTCGCCATGTCCAACGGCTCGGGGTTCAACGCCGCCGAGGGCACCGTGGTTTTCGTTCCCACGGCGCAGCCGCAGGCAGTCCAGCTGGGCCGCGCCCTCGAGGCCGACGCGAAGAGCATGACCTACTTCGAATTGCAGGATGTGCGAAGCCACCTGCCCGACCACATCGAAGTGCAGGCTGATCGCCAGGCGGTTCAGTTGTCGATCCTTCGCGCCGAGGTGTGGAAATGCGTGGCCCAGGTCCTCAAGACTTCCGGGTCCGTCGAGCTGGTCGAGGAGGGGGGCCGCCGCTCCTACAAGGTCGAGGGCGGGTCCATCGAAGGCGATGTGATCAAGCCGAAAAACGCCGGTGGAACCGTGCGCGTCGTCGAGCTGGACCGGGCCCGGCCGATTCGCGAGGCCGTGTGCTCGCAAGTGGTCATGCCCTTCGACCCCGAGGATCTCACGGCAGGGCGTGTGGACCTGATTGCCACCGCGCCCAAGGCGAAGGACCTGCTTCGCTCCGACGGGCTGACCTCGCGCTGGCCGGCGCGGATCCGGGGCCTCAGCGCCGCGCCCTGCTCCACCGCGAACATCAGCAAGCTTGAGTTCAACGAGCTGGCCCCGCGGGTCGAAGAGCTCTCCCGGCCCGAGTCGATCCTTCCCAAGGAGGTCCAGGCCTCGGCGGCCACCGCGATGACCCGCCTGCTGCGCACAATGAACACCGTCGACATCGACGCCTTCTCCCACCTCTGTCAGCGCGCGGCGCTGGCCTGGTCCGCGCCGCTGATCGTCCTGCTGGGGGCTTCGCTCGCGGTGTGGAAGCGAGAGAGCCTCCCGCTGACCATGTACCTGATCGCCTTCGTCCCCGGCATCCTCAACATCGTCATGATCGCCGGCGGCCAGCAGGTCATCCGGGCGGACAACGTCCTCTGGGGCGTCATGGTGTCGTGGACCGGCAACGCGATCCTGCTGCTCTGCTCCATCTACGCGCTGCGAAAGTTGGCGCGGAACTGA
- the csrA gene encoding carbon storage regulator CsrA has product MLVLSRQIDERIVIGDDIEVVVVDIRGDKVRLGIVAPTSISVHRKEVYEAIRKENEQASTLRGDVPMIHAPSHSREGIKRLAHGPTPDIKKFRRESA; this is encoded by the coding sequence ATGCTCGTCCTCTCCCGTCAAATCGATGAACGCATTGTCATCGGCGATGACATCGAGGTCGTCGTCGTCGACATTCGCGGCGACAAGGTCCGGCTGGGCATCGTGGCCCCGACCTCGATCTCGGTCCATCGCAAGGAGGTGTACGAGGCCATCCGCAAGGAGAATGAGCAGGCTTCCACCCTGCGCGGGGATGTGCCCATGATTCATGCTCCCAGCCACTCGCGCGAGGGCATCAAGCGGCTGGCCCACGGCCCCACACCGGACATCAAGAAGTTCAGGCGCGAAAGCGCCTGA
- a CDS encoding flagellar assembly protein FliW, with protein sequence MQVETTRFGTVEVDDSRLLHFPAGLLGFGRVHQFALLQPDDRGVFFWLQSVESPDVAFVVTDPRLWSSEYAVTMRREQSEEIGLRGEATPELLVIVNRRESGITANMQGPLVINPANRTGIQIVLTDRRWTTRHELVSVAPAARAVSA encoded by the coding sequence ATGCAAGTTGAAACAACACGCTTTGGCACCGTCGAAGTCGATGACTCGCGGCTTCTTCATTTTCCGGCCGGACTCCTTGGCTTTGGCCGGGTCCATCAATTCGCGCTGCTGCAACCCGACGATCGCGGCGTCTTCTTCTGGTTGCAAAGCGTGGAAAGCCCCGATGTGGCGTTTGTCGTCACCGATCCGCGGCTCTGGTCCTCGGAGTATGCGGTGACCATGCGCCGTGAGCAGAGCGAGGAGATCGGGCTGCGCGGGGAGGCGACGCCGGAGCTTCTCGTGATCGTGAACCGCCGCGAAAGCGGGATCACCGCCAACATGCAGGGGCCGCTGGTCATCAATCCCGCCAACCGAACCGGAATCCAAATCGTGCTCACCGACCGCCGCTGGACCACGCGGCATGAACTTGTGTCCGTGGCGCCCGCGGCTCGCGCCGTGTCCGCCTGA
- a CDS encoding sigma-54 dependent transcriptional regulator, whose product MTESAAPLRAQVLLVDDEVEHAQTMADALKRPGHVCTIVHNAAQADIELRNGNFDVIVTDLVMDTPTSGLDVLKLAKTHQPEAETILVTAHGDVPTAKAALQGGAYDFIEKPLDVVVFRNIVQRAAETVLLRHQNSSLRGQVDAAYGFEGIIGESAAIRQVIATIKQVAPSTIPVLITGESGTGKELVASAIHKHSKRKDRRFATFNAAGQSETLLEDQLFGHVRGAFTGADRDREGVFEYADKGTLFLDEIGDMPLSMQPKLLRVLETGELIRLGANEPRKADVRFISATNQDLKTRSTDGRFRQDLYFRLKGVEINIPALRERREDVPRLVTHAVGKWCADLGRPRVGVSQPAMMRLTAYDWPGNVRELLNLVHRIVVTCRKPEIDLADIPDEIRSTDSDNGSPVGSLAGVGLDKLEKEAIRQTLALTQGNREQTAQMLGIGERTLYRKLKEYGLR is encoded by the coding sequence ATGACGGAATCGGCCGCTCCCTTGCGGGCACAAGTGCTGCTGGTGGACGACGAGGTGGAGCACGCCCAGACCATGGCCGATGCGCTGAAGCGGCCCGGGCATGTCTGCACCATCGTGCACAACGCCGCCCAGGCGGACATCGAGCTTCGCAACGGCAATTTCGATGTCATCGTCACCGACCTGGTCATGGATACGCCCACCAGCGGGCTCGATGTGCTCAAGCTGGCCAAGACCCATCAGCCGGAGGCCGAGACGATCCTGGTCACCGCCCATGGGGACGTGCCGACCGCCAAGGCGGCCTTACAGGGCGGGGCCTATGACTTCATCGAGAAGCCGCTGGACGTGGTGGTCTTCCGCAACATCGTGCAGCGGGCCGCGGAAACCGTCCTGCTTCGTCACCAGAACTCCAGCCTGCGCGGCCAGGTCGACGCGGCCTATGGCTTCGAGGGCATCATCGGCGAATCGGCCGCCATCCGCCAGGTCATCGCCACCATCAAGCAGGTCGCGCCGAGCACGATCCCCGTGTTGATCACGGGCGAGAGCGGCACCGGCAAGGAGCTGGTGGCCAGCGCCATCCACAAGCACTCCAAGCGCAAGGATCGCCGCTTCGCCACCTTCAACGCCGCGGGCCAGAGCGAGACGCTTCTCGAGGACCAGCTCTTTGGCCATGTGCGCGGCGCCTTCACCGGCGCCGACCGCGATCGCGAGGGTGTCTTCGAGTACGCCGACAAGGGCACGCTCTTCCTCGACGAGATCGGCGACATGCCTTTATCGATGCAACCGAAATTGCTGCGCGTGCTGGAGACCGGCGAGCTGATCCGTCTCGGCGCCAACGAGCCGCGCAAGGCCGACGTGCGATTCATCAGCGCCACCAACCAGGACTTGAAGACGCGATCGACCGACGGGCGCTTCCGCCAGGACCTCTACTTCCGGCTCAAGGGAGTCGAGATCAACATCCCGGCGCTGCGCGAGCGCCGCGAGGATGTGCCCCGCCTTGTCACGCACGCCGTGGGCAAGTGGTGCGCCGACCTGGGCCGGCCGCGCGTCGGCGTCTCGCAACCCGCCATGATGCGTCTCACCGCCTACGACTGGCCGGGCAACGTGCGCGAGCTGCTCAACCTGGTGCACCGGATCGTGGTCACCTGCCGCAAGCCGGAGATCGACCTCGCGGACATTCCCGACGAGATCCGTTCCACCGACAGCGACAACGGGTCGCCGGTGGGCAGCCTGGCGGGCGTCGGCCTGGACAAGCTTGAAAAGGAGGCCATCCGCCAGACGCTGGCCCTGACCCAGGGCAATCGGGAGCAGACCGCGCAGATGCTGGGGATCGGCGAGCGCACGCTCTACCGCAAACTCAAGGAGTACGGGCTCCGGTAG
- a CDS encoding peptidylprolyl isomerase — protein sequence MQRHIAMTRLENFRIHIRIGWRQGFRHDPSTFLAMVMTTILTGCGSVTEHPAAATPTTAPAPTRAPAEGLPSPGASASTAVSRPPAMWDGTAVNWDELRPLLAERAGASILEELFLERQLDRMLASRKMALTQALLDDEERDLVASLSEDPARAQVLLSELRAAQGLGEKRWKSLLKRNAAMRLLVQEDVKVTPEAMEALLDSAHGPKRQCRVMALPDLESCAKARTRLDAGEPFGEVAAALSTDRSAARGGLVAPVSRLDPTWPSSFRQTLWSLPKGGVSSPVMIDNSYVLVRCEEEIPGDSSHSAQDRPAAERAVRRGQERILMENLAKQLRQAQRNAVIFDDSLQEGWNRVRNAAR from the coding sequence ATGCAACGGCACATCGCCATGACCCGATTGGAAAATTTCCGGATCCACATCCGGATCGGATGGCGTCAAGGATTCCGGCACGATCCATCGACCTTCCTGGCGATGGTCATGACGACGATCCTGACGGGATGTGGAAGCGTGACTGAGCACCCGGCGGCCGCAACTCCGACGACCGCGCCTGCGCCGACCCGTGCGCCCGCCGAGGGGCTGCCATCGCCAGGCGCTTCGGCATCCACGGCCGTGTCGCGCCCGCCCGCGATGTGGGATGGCACCGCGGTGAACTGGGATGAACTCAGACCGCTGCTTGCCGAGCGGGCCGGCGCCTCGATCCTTGAGGAGCTCTTCCTGGAGCGCCAACTCGATCGAATGCTGGCGTCGCGCAAAATGGCCCTCACCCAGGCGCTGCTGGACGATGAAGAGCGCGATCTGGTCGCCTCGCTCTCGGAGGATCCCGCCCGCGCCCAGGTGTTGCTGTCCGAATTGCGCGCCGCCCAGGGCCTCGGGGAAAAGCGCTGGAAATCTCTGCTGAAGCGCAACGCCGCGATGCGGCTGCTGGTGCAGGAGGATGTCAAGGTCACCCCGGAGGCCATGGAAGCACTGCTTGACTCGGCGCATGGCCCCAAGCGCCAATGCCGCGTGATGGCCCTGCCGGATCTGGAATCCTGCGCGAAAGCTCGAACGCGCCTCGACGCGGGTGAGCCCTTCGGGGAGGTGGCCGCCGCCCTCAGCACCGACCGATCGGCCGCGCGGGGCGGACTGGTGGCGCCGGTGAGCCGGCTCGATCCAACCTGGCCGAGCTCTTTCCGGCAAACGCTCTGGTCGCTGCCCAAGGGCGGCGTGAGCTCGCCGGTGATGATCGACAACAGCTACGTGCTCGTCCGCTGTGAGGAGGAGATTCCCGGCGACTCGAGCCATTCAGCCCAGGATCGACCGGCGGCCGAGCGGGCGGTCCGCCGGGGCCAGGAGCGCATCCTGATGGAGAACCTCGCCAAGCAGCTTCGGCAGGCGCAGCGCAACGCCGTGATTTTCGACGACTCCCTGCAGGAGGGTTGGAACCGCGTCAGGAACGCAGCTCGGTAA
- the rplT gene encoding 50S ribosomal protein L20, translated as MPRARKGAARTQARRRVLREARGYYGTKSRHKQQAKVALMRAGRNAWTHRRLRRRDMRSLWIARLTAACRMRDYRYSLFVGGLQRAGCLLNRKMLSELAIQDPATFDVLVEMAKKHLSAKARAA; from the coding sequence ATGCCACGCGCACGTAAAGGAGCAGCTCGAACCCAGGCCCGCCGACGCGTTCTTCGCGAGGCACGAGGCTACTACGGAACCAAGAGCCGCCACAAGCAGCAGGCCAAAGTCGCCCTCATGCGGGCGGGGCGCAACGCCTGGACCCACCGCCGCCTGCGCCGACGCGACATGCGGTCGCTCTGGATCGCTCGTCTGACCGCCGCCTGCCGCATGCGCGACTACCGCTACAGCTTGTTCGTCGGCGGCCTCCAGCGCGCCGGCTGCCTTCTGAACCGCAAGATGCTCAGCGAGCTGGCCATTCAGGATCCCGCCACCTTTGATGTGCTGGTGGAGATGGCGAAGAAACACTTGAGCGCCAAGGCCCGGGCCGCCTGA
- a CDS encoding 50S ribosomal protein L35 has protein sequence MQKQKGHKGLLKRIKVTGTGKVRFHSPNSRHLKSNKRGTTVQSYRKSRYLGATDLIAMSKILGRKLRTAKRPAATGGKD, from the coding sequence ATGCAAAAGCAAAAAGGCCACAAAGGACTATTGAAGCGGATCAAGGTGACCGGCACGGGCAAGGTCCGGTTTCATTCGCCGAATTCCCGCCACTTGAAGAGCAATAAAAGAGGCACCACCGTGCAGAGTTATCGCAAGTCGCGCTACCTCGGCGCGACGGATCTGATCGCCATGTCCAAAATTTTGGGACGGAAACTGCGTACCGCCAAACGCCCGGCCGCGACCGGCGGGAAGGATTGA
- a CDS encoding LptF/LptG family permease: MKIIDRYVAVRFLVNFALLGAALYVFGVSVDVVIQASRFLDAADAAVAAGRWSSRVVAFVMMVLDFHGPRIFQFFQFMLGFVSIGAMGFAVSQMQRNRELTALMASGVKLRRLAYVLLIAAAALQGLQFINQELILPNLAARLVRDHSGLKYDTVSHFPIPLTRDGRGTLIQAGSFDPALNVATGLVALERDDKGNAIRRVSAVSATWNVESKKWILKNGSAVRPLKPGDSAQQQAAFSTPVDELDSDLSPELILSRRFRLYGPMLSTRQVFELMSRGGDNRNQGVRLLAARFMGPIANLLVLAATIPFFLRREPCNLLIQSVRAAAFSIPAMITAAAMLLVPTEGLSIPVAAAIPFALLLPFAAYRLTELRS, from the coding sequence ATGAAGATCATCGACCGCTACGTCGCCGTCCGCTTCCTCGTGAACTTCGCCCTGCTCGGTGCGGCCCTCTACGTCTTCGGCGTCAGCGTGGACGTGGTGATCCAGGCATCGCGGTTCCTGGACGCCGCGGATGCCGCAGTCGCGGCGGGGCGGTGGAGCTCGCGCGTGGTCGCCTTTGTGATGATGGTGCTGGATTTCCACGGGCCGCGCATCTTCCAATTCTTCCAGTTCATGCTCGGCTTCGTTTCGATCGGCGCCATGGGATTCGCCGTCTCCCAGATGCAACGCAACCGGGAGCTCACGGCGCTGATGGCCTCGGGCGTCAAGCTGCGGCGGCTGGCCTACGTGCTGCTGATCGCAGCGGCGGCGCTTCAGGGCTTGCAGTTCATCAACCAGGAGCTGATCCTTCCCAATCTCGCGGCGCGGCTGGTGCGCGACCACAGCGGATTGAAGTACGACACCGTCAGCCACTTTCCAATTCCGCTGACGCGCGACGGGCGCGGCACGCTGATCCAGGCGGGCAGCTTCGATCCGGCGCTCAACGTCGCGACCGGGCTGGTGGCCCTGGAGCGCGACGACAAGGGCAACGCAATCCGCCGCGTCAGCGCCGTCAGCGCGACCTGGAACGTCGAAAGCAAGAAATGGATCCTGAAGAACGGATCCGCCGTCCGCCCCCTGAAGCCCGGGGATTCCGCCCAGCAGCAGGCGGCCTTTTCGACCCCCGTGGACGAGTTGGACTCCGACCTCAGCCCTGAGCTGATCCTCAGCCGGCGCTTCCGCCTCTACGGTCCCATGCTCTCCACGCGCCAGGTGTTCGAGCTCATGAGCCGTGGCGGCGACAACCGCAATCAGGGGGTGCGCCTCCTGGCGGCGCGATTCATGGGCCCGATCGCCAACCTGCTCGTGCTCGCCGCGACCATTCCCTTCTTCCTGCGCCGCGAGCCCTGCAACCTGCTCATCCAGAGCGTGCGCGCCGCGGCCTTCTCGATCCCCGCGATGATCACCGCCGCCGCCATGCTCCTGGTGCCGACCGAGGGTCTGAGCATTCCGGTGGCGGCCGCGATTCCATTCGCGCTGCTGCTGCCCTTCGCGGCCTACCGGCTTACCGAGCTGCGTTCCTGA